Proteins found in one Sardina pilchardus chromosome 3, fSarPil1.1, whole genome shotgun sequence genomic segment:
- the rhot1a gene encoding mitochondrial Rho GTPase 1-A isoform X4 gives MRKDVRILLVGEPKVGKTSLIMSLVSEEFPDEVPLRAEEITIPADVTPERVPTHIVDYSEAEQSEEQLYQEISKANVICIVYSVNNKKSIEKVTSHWIPLINDRTDKDSRVPLILVGNKSDLVEHSSMETILPIMNQYSEIETCVECSAKNLKNISELFYYAQKAVLHPTGPLYCPEEKEMKPSCIKSLTRIFKVSDLDNDGVLNDNELNFFQRTCFNIPLAAQALEDVKNVVRKNITDGVKDNGLTLKGFLFLHTLFIQRGRHETTWTVLRRFGYDDDLELTQEYLFPLLKIPPDCTTELNHNAYLFLQGVFDKHDKDRDCALSPDELKDLFKVFPYMPWGPDVNNTVCTNEQGWITYQGYLSQWTLTTYLDVQRCLEYLGYLGYSIINEQESQAASITVTRNKRIDLQKKQTQRSVFRCNVLGAHNSGKSGFLQAFLERNLVRQRKMKDDHKSYYAMNTTYVYGQEKYLLLHEVSPDLDFLSDTDLACDVVCLIYDVSNPRSFEYCAKAYKRYFMDSKTPCMIIAAKSDLHEVRQQSTLPPLDFCRKHRLHPPQPFTCNSTDAPSKDIYTKLTTMAMYPHAKLRCMCACNRCTFCVSHNLLNSELVRSIKATLYTALLNRCSKSCAWMAVFLFAVHLLTSC, from the exons ATGAGGAAGGACGTCCGGATATTGCTGGTTGGTGAAC CCAAAGTGGGGAAGACATCACTGATCATGTCGTTGGTCAGTGAGGAGTTCCCTGACGAG GTTCCCCTGCGTGCCGAAGAGATCACCATTCCAGCAGATGTCACACCAGAAAGAGTGCCCACACACATAGTGGACTATTCAG AAGCGGAGCAGTCAGAAGAACAGTTATACCAAGAAATTTCCAAG GCTAATGTAATATGCATCGTCTATTCTGTCAACAACAAGAAGTCTATTGAGAAG GTGACAAGCCACTGGATTCCTCTCATCAACGACAGAACGGACAAagacagcag GGTGCCGCTGATCCTGGTGGGGAACAAGTCGGACCTGGTGGAGCACAGCAGCATGGAGACCATCCTGCCCATCATGAACCAATACTCTGAGATCGAGACCTGCGTGGAG TGTTCAGCCAAGAACCTGAAGAACATTTCGGAGTTGTTCTACTATGCCCAGAAGGCTGTGCTGCACCCCACGGGACCCCTCTACTGTcctgaggagaaggag atgAAGCCGTCGTGCATCAAATCCCTCACGCGCATTTTCAAAGTGTCCGACCTCGACAACGACGGAGTTCTCAACGACAACGAGCTCAACTTCTTCCAG AGGACGTGTTTCAACATCCCTCTGGCCGCTCAGGCTCTGGAGGACGTCAAGAACGTGGTGAGGAAGAACATCACGGACGGCGTGAAGGACAACGGCCTCACGCTCAAAG GTTTCCTGTTCCTGCACACACTCTTCATCCAGAGGGGCCGGCACGAGACCACCTGGACTGTCCTGCGGCGCTTCGGCTACGACGACGACCTGGAGCTCACGCAGGAGTACCTGTTTCCACT GCTGAAGATCCCGCCAGACTGCACcacagagctgaaccacaaTGCGTACCTCTTCCTGCAGGGGGTCTTTGACAAGCATGACAAA GACCGGGACTGTGCTCTGTCCCCTGATGAGCTGAAGGACCTGTTCAAAGTCTTCCCCTACATGCCCTGGGGCCCTGATGTCAACAACACTGTCTGCACCAACGAGCAGGGCTGGATCACCTACCAGGGATACCTATCACAGTGGAC gcTAACGACGTACCTGGATGTGCAGAGGTGTCTTGAGTACCTGGGCTACCTGGGCTATTCCATCATTAACGAACAGGAGTCTCAAGCAGCATCTatcacag TGACGCGCAACAAGCGCATCGACCTGCAGAAGAAGCAGACGCAGCGCAGCGTGTTCCGCTGCAACGTGCTGGGAGCGCACAACAGCGGCAAGAGCGGCTTTCTGCAGGCTTTCCTGGAGAGGAACCTTGTG CGACAGCGGAAGATGAAAGATGATCACAAGTCCTACTACGCCATGAACACCACCTACGTCTACGGCCAGGAGAAGTACCTGCTG CTTCATGAGGTGTCTCCGGACCTGGACTTCCTGTCGGACACAGATTTGGCCTGTGATGTGGTCTGCCTGATCTATGATGTCAGCAACCCTCGCTCCTTTGAGTACTGTGCCAAGGCCTACAAG CGCTACTTCATGGACAGTAAGACGCCGTGCATGATCATCGCGGCCAAGTCGGACCTGCACGAGGTGCGGCAGCAGAGCACGCTCCCCCCGCTGGACTTCTGCCGCAAGCACCGGCTGCACCCGCCACAGCCCTTCACCTGCAACAGCACCGACGCGCCCAGCAAAGACATCTACACCAAACTCACCACCATGGCCATGTACCC
- the adap2 gene encoding arf-GAP with dual PH domain-containing protein 2 isoform X1 has product MANRERNKKILLELAKQPDNNRCADCGAPDPDWASYKLGLFVCLNCSGTHRNLPTVSRIKSIRLDFWDDELVQFMKSNGNRSARAFYEKDVPAFYYRPQPGDCDILREQWIRAKYERLEFTGESNLHRKVYTSSVREGILWKKQKDNGHFQKRKFVLSLKDFTLKYFTKEDESKGPKDVISIQDLNASFQPQKIGHAHGLQITYLKDGFTRNLFVYHENGQEIVAWFNTIRAMRFAYLKTAYPSASDKELLPQITRNYLKEGFMEKTGPSHREPFKRRWFILDAVERKLLYFKTQLDAEELGVVFLGTEKHGYSVKESSTAGARGNKWKCALAVETPDREFLFMCEQEREQREWMEALRQVISTPMLPHDYTTEATIRRRR; this is encoded by the exons ATGGCAAATCGCGAACGTAACAAAAAGATTCTGCTAGAACTTGCCAAACAACCGGATAACAATCGATGCGCGGATTGTGGCGCCCCTG ATCCAGACTGGGCATCATACAAATTAggattgtttgtgtgcttgaacTGCTCCGGCACTCACCGCAACCTGCCCACAGTGAGCCGGATTAAATCCATACGCCTCGACTTCTGGGATGATGAGCTGGTACAG TTCATGAAGTCTAATGGTAATAGGTCTGCTCGAGCCTTCTATGAAAAGGATGTCCCAGCTTTCTACTATCGACCCCAACCTGGCGACTGCGA CATTCTGAGGGAGCAGTGGATCAGGGCCAAATATGAACGGTTAGAATTTACTGGAGAGAGCAATCTTCACCGAAAGGTCTACACTTCAA GTGTCCGCGAAGGAATCCTCTGGAAAAAGCAGAAGGACAATGGGCATTTTCAAAAGAGGAAGTTTGTACTGTCACTCAAAGATTTCACCCTAAAATACTTCACCAAGGAGGAT GAATCAAAGGGCCCCAAAGATGTAATCTCCATACAGGACCTAAATGCTTCTTTTCAGCCACAGAAAATTGGCCATGCGCATGGCCTTCAGATCACTTACTTGAAGGATGGCTTTACTCGAAACCTGTTTGTGTACCATGAAAATGGACAG GAAATTGTAGCCTGGTTTAACACCATTCGAGCCATGCGCTTTGCCTATCTGAAGACAGCTTACCCCAGTGCCAGTGATAAGGAG CTATTGCCTCAGATTACGAGGAACTACCTCAAAGAGGGTTTTATGGAGAAGACAGGCCCATCA CATCGAGAGCCGTTTAAAAGAAGATGGTTTATCCTAGATGCTGTGGAACGAAAATTGCTTTATTTTAAAACTCAACTG GACGCTGAGGAGCTCGGCGTGGTCTTTCTCGGCACGGAGAAGCATGGCTACTCGGTGAAGGAGAGCTCCACTGCGGGTGCCCGTGGCAACAAGTGGAAGTGCGCCCTGGCGGTGGAGACGCCTGACCGCGAGTTCCTCTTCATGTGTGAGCAGGAGCGTGAGCAGCGAGAGTGGATGGAGGCCCTGAGACAGGTCATATCCACCCCCATGCTACCCCATGACTACACCA CTGAAGCAACGATCAGACGTCGAAGATGA
- the rhot1a gene encoding mitochondrial Rho GTPase 1-A isoform X5, whose product MRKDVRILLVGEPKVGKTSLIMSLVSEEFPDEVPLRAEEITIPADVTPERVPTHIVDYSEAEQSEEQLYQEISKANVICIVYSVNNKKSIEKVTSHWIPLINDRTDKDSRVPLILVGNKSDLVEHSSMETILPIMNQYSEIETCVECSAKNLKNISELFYYAQKAVLHPTGPLYCPEEKEMKPSCIKSLTRIFKVSDLDNDGVLNDNELNFFQRTCFNIPLAAQALEDVKNVVRKNITDGVKDNGLTLKGFLFLHTLFIQRGRHETTWTVLRRFGYDDDLELTQEYLFPLLKIPPDCTTELNHNAYLFLQGVFDKHDKDRDCALSPDELKDLFKVFPYMPWGPDVNNTVCTNEQGWITYQGYLSQWTLTTYLDVQRCLEYLGYLGYSIINEQESQAASITVTRNKRIDLQKKQTQRSVFRCNVLGAHNSGKSGFLQAFLERNLVRQRKMKDDHKSYYAMNTTYVYGQEKYLLLHEVSPDLDFLSDTDLACDVVCLIYDVSNPRSFEYCAKAYKRYFMDSKTPCMIIAAKSDLHEVRQQSTLPPLDFCRKHRLHPPQPFTCNSTDAPSKDIYTKLTTMAMYPHMTQADLKNSTFWLRASLGATVFAVLGFAMYKAILKQR is encoded by the exons ATGAGGAAGGACGTCCGGATATTGCTGGTTGGTGAAC CCAAAGTGGGGAAGACATCACTGATCATGTCGTTGGTCAGTGAGGAGTTCCCTGACGAG GTTCCCCTGCGTGCCGAAGAGATCACCATTCCAGCAGATGTCACACCAGAAAGAGTGCCCACACACATAGTGGACTATTCAG AAGCGGAGCAGTCAGAAGAACAGTTATACCAAGAAATTTCCAAG GCTAATGTAATATGCATCGTCTATTCTGTCAACAACAAGAAGTCTATTGAGAAG GTGACAAGCCACTGGATTCCTCTCATCAACGACAGAACGGACAAagacagcag GGTGCCGCTGATCCTGGTGGGGAACAAGTCGGACCTGGTGGAGCACAGCAGCATGGAGACCATCCTGCCCATCATGAACCAATACTCTGAGATCGAGACCTGCGTGGAG TGTTCAGCCAAGAACCTGAAGAACATTTCGGAGTTGTTCTACTATGCCCAGAAGGCTGTGCTGCACCCCACGGGACCCCTCTACTGTcctgaggagaaggag atgAAGCCGTCGTGCATCAAATCCCTCACGCGCATTTTCAAAGTGTCCGACCTCGACAACGACGGAGTTCTCAACGACAACGAGCTCAACTTCTTCCAG AGGACGTGTTTCAACATCCCTCTGGCCGCTCAGGCTCTGGAGGACGTCAAGAACGTGGTGAGGAAGAACATCACGGACGGCGTGAAGGACAACGGCCTCACGCTCAAAG GTTTCCTGTTCCTGCACACACTCTTCATCCAGAGGGGCCGGCACGAGACCACCTGGACTGTCCTGCGGCGCTTCGGCTACGACGACGACCTGGAGCTCACGCAGGAGTACCTGTTTCCACT GCTGAAGATCCCGCCAGACTGCACcacagagctgaaccacaaTGCGTACCTCTTCCTGCAGGGGGTCTTTGACAAGCATGACAAA GACCGGGACTGTGCTCTGTCCCCTGATGAGCTGAAGGACCTGTTCAAAGTCTTCCCCTACATGCCCTGGGGCCCTGATGTCAACAACACTGTCTGCACCAACGAGCAGGGCTGGATCACCTACCAGGGATACCTATCACAGTGGAC gcTAACGACGTACCTGGATGTGCAGAGGTGTCTTGAGTACCTGGGCTACCTGGGCTATTCCATCATTAACGAACAGGAGTCTCAAGCAGCATCTatcacag TGACGCGCAACAAGCGCATCGACCTGCAGAAGAAGCAGACGCAGCGCAGCGTGTTCCGCTGCAACGTGCTGGGAGCGCACAACAGCGGCAAGAGCGGCTTTCTGCAGGCTTTCCTGGAGAGGAACCTTGTG CGACAGCGGAAGATGAAAGATGATCACAAGTCCTACTACGCCATGAACACCACCTACGTCTACGGCCAGGAGAAGTACCTGCTG CTTCATGAGGTGTCTCCGGACCTGGACTTCCTGTCGGACACAGATTTGGCCTGTGATGTGGTCTGCCTGATCTATGATGTCAGCAACCCTCGCTCCTTTGAGTACTGTGCCAAGGCCTACAAG CGCTACTTCATGGACAGTAAGACGCCGTGCATGATCATCGCGGCCAAGTCGGACCTGCACGAGGTGCGGCAGCAGAGCACGCTCCCCCCGCTGGACTTCTGCCGCAAGCACCGGCTGCACCCGCCACAGCCCTTCACCTGCAACAGCACCGACGCGCCCAGCAAAGACATCTACACCAAACTCACCACCATGGCCATGTACCC
- the adap2 gene encoding arf-GAP with dual PH domain-containing protein 2 isoform X2, whose product MMSWYRSARAFYEKDVPAFYYRPQPGDCDILREQWIRAKYERLEFTGESNLHRKVYTSSVREGILWKKQKDNGHFQKRKFVLSLKDFTLKYFTKEDESKGPKDVISIQDLNASFQPQKIGHAHGLQITYLKDGFTRNLFVYHENGQEIVAWFNTIRAMRFAYLKTAYPSASDKELLPQITRNYLKEGFMEKTGPSHREPFKRRWFILDAVERKLLYFKTQLDAEELGVVFLGTEKHGYSVKESSTAGARGNKWKCALAVETPDREFLFMCEQEREQREWMEALRQVISTPMLPHDYTTEATIRRRR is encoded by the exons ATGATGAGCTGGTACAG GTCTGCTCGAGCCTTCTATGAAAAGGATGTCCCAGCTTTCTACTATCGACCCCAACCTGGCGACTGCGA CATTCTGAGGGAGCAGTGGATCAGGGCCAAATATGAACGGTTAGAATTTACTGGAGAGAGCAATCTTCACCGAAAGGTCTACACTTCAA GTGTCCGCGAAGGAATCCTCTGGAAAAAGCAGAAGGACAATGGGCATTTTCAAAAGAGGAAGTTTGTACTGTCACTCAAAGATTTCACCCTAAAATACTTCACCAAGGAGGAT GAATCAAAGGGCCCCAAAGATGTAATCTCCATACAGGACCTAAATGCTTCTTTTCAGCCACAGAAAATTGGCCATGCGCATGGCCTTCAGATCACTTACTTGAAGGATGGCTTTACTCGAAACCTGTTTGTGTACCATGAAAATGGACAG GAAATTGTAGCCTGGTTTAACACCATTCGAGCCATGCGCTTTGCCTATCTGAAGACAGCTTACCCCAGTGCCAGTGATAAGGAG CTATTGCCTCAGATTACGAGGAACTACCTCAAAGAGGGTTTTATGGAGAAGACAGGCCCATCA CATCGAGAGCCGTTTAAAAGAAGATGGTTTATCCTAGATGCTGTGGAACGAAAATTGCTTTATTTTAAAACTCAACTG GACGCTGAGGAGCTCGGCGTGGTCTTTCTCGGCACGGAGAAGCATGGCTACTCGGTGAAGGAGAGCTCCACTGCGGGTGCCCGTGGCAACAAGTGGAAGTGCGCCCTGGCGGTGGAGACGCCTGACCGCGAGTTCCTCTTCATGTGTGAGCAGGAGCGTGAGCAGCGAGAGTGGATGGAGGCCCTGAGACAGGTCATATCCACCCCCATGCTACCCCATGACTACACCA CTGAAGCAACGATCAGACGTCGAAGATGA